The Verrucomicrobiia bacterium genomic sequence CGTCCAGGAGTATATTGCCCCTCATGGCCTCTTTTACTTCCGCCAGGTCTACGGTGCGGAACTCGTCCCACTCGGTAACTATGAGGAGCGCATCAGCCCCTTTGGCGGCGTCCAGCGAACTGTCGCAGAAGACTGTTTCGGTAGGAAGCTTGTGCTTGGCCTCTTCTTGTCCCTTTGGGTCATAAACTTGCACCGTTGCGCCCGCCTCAATGAGCGCGGGGATAATTTCCAGTGAAGCAGCTTCCCGAATGTCGTCAGTGCGCGCTTTGAAGGTGAGTCCCCATACGG encodes the following:
- a CDS encoding UDP binding domain-containing protein, coding for VWGLTFKARTDDIREAASLEIIPALIEAGATVQVYDPKGQEEAKHKLPTETVFCDSSLDAAKGADALLIVTEWDEFRTVDLAEVKEAMRGNILLDGRNIFQRSAAEKAGFTYRGVGV